The Roseovarius indicus genome has a segment encoding these proteins:
- a CDS encoding helix-turn-helix domain-containing protein, which yields MTATQDITFGPMLRLWRNRRSLSQLALSADSEISQRHLSFIESGRSRPSREMVLRLAETLAIPLRERNALLVAAGFAPAYRERDPDDPESVAAQRAVQIILKHHEPFPALAIDRHWTMLHANAGVTALLEGIDPTLLEPPVNALRLTLHPGGLAPRIENFREWRAHIFHRLREIIDQTADPGLVALLEELKTYPVPPGAAPYRPGGPGHPSGIAIPFRLCTEHGVLSFLSTTTVFGTALDIALSELAIETFLPADDHTAALLMPGG from the coding sequence ATGACAGCGACCCAAGATATCACCTTCGGCCCCATGCTCCGCCTCTGGCGCAATCGCCGCTCGCTCAGCCAATTGGCCCTCTCGGCCGACAGCGAGATTTCCCAGCGCCACCTGAGCTTCATCGAATCCGGCCGCAGCCGCCCCAGCCGCGAGATGGTGCTGCGACTGGCCGAGACGCTGGCCATCCCCCTGCGCGAGCGCAACGCCCTGCTGGTGGCCGCAGGCTTCGCCCCGGCCTATAGAGAGCGCGACCCGGACGACCCCGAAAGCGTGGCGGCGCAGCGAGCGGTGCAAATCATCCTCAAGCATCACGAACCCTTCCCGGCGCTTGCCATCGACCGGCACTGGACCATGCTGCACGCCAATGCCGGCGTCACCGCCCTGCTCGAGGGGATCGACCCCACGCTGCTCGAACCGCCGGTCAACGCCCTGCGCCTGACGCTGCACCCCGGCGGCCTTGCCCCGCGCATCGAGAACTTCCGCGAATGGCGCGCGCATATCTTCCACCGGCTGCGTGAGATCATCGACCAGACAGCCGACCCGGGCCTTGTCGCCCTGCTGGAGGAGTTGAAGACCTACCCCGTGCCCCCCGGCGCCGCGCCTTACCGGCCCGGCGGCCCCGGTCATCCGTCCGGCATCGCCATCCCGTTCCGGCTGTGCACGGAGCACGGCGTTCTGTCCTTCCTCAGCACCACCACCGTGTTCGGTACGGCGCTCGACATCGCGCTGTCGGAACTGGCCATCGAGACCTTCCTGCCCGCCGACGACCATACCGCCGCCCTTCTCATGCCGGGCGGCTGA
- a CDS encoding bifunctional folylpolyglutamate synthase/dihydrofolate synthase, producing the protein MSGATSDVILQRMMSLHPKIIDLTLDRVWRLLDQLGNPQDALPPVIHIAGTNGKGSTLAMIRAGLEGAGKRVHAYTSPHLARFHERIYLAGSLISESDLTAVLDECYAANGDEPITYFEITTCAALLAMSRTPADYTLLEVGLGGRLDATNVIAQPALTVITPVSVDHESFLGDTLPKIAAEKAGIIKRRVPCVVGPQAEPAMEVIEATAQRLGAPLLAHSQHWHVTTERGRLIFQDETGLRDLPLPNLPGAHQIENAGAALMALRHLNAGDAALEAAVTQARWPARMQRLTHGPLIDAAPQAELWLDGGHNPAAGEALGRYLASLPDRPMHLVCGMMNTKDVKGYMRPLAAHAASLTALSIPDEPNTLSAEDTAAAARAVGMEAGVADSALDAIRAIVAEDPHARILICGSLYLAGSILRENG; encoded by the coding sequence ATGAGCGGCGCCACCTCGGATGTCATCCTGCAACGGATGATGTCGCTTCACCCCAAGATCATCGACCTCACGCTCGACCGTGTCTGGCGCCTGCTCGACCAATTGGGCAACCCGCAGGATGCACTGCCGCCGGTCATCCATATCGCCGGCACCAACGGCAAGGGCTCGACGCTGGCGATGATCCGCGCGGGGCTCGAAGGGGCCGGCAAGCGCGTGCACGCCTACACCTCGCCCCATCTCGCCCGGTTTCACGAGCGCATCTACCTCGCCGGGTCGCTGATCTCCGAGTCCGACCTGACGGCGGTGCTCGACGAATGCTACGCCGCCAATGGCGACGAGCCGATCACCTATTTCGAGATCACCACCTGCGCCGCCCTTCTGGCCATGTCGCGCACCCCGGCCGATTACACTTTGCTCGAAGTCGGGCTTGGCGGCCGGCTCGACGCGACCAACGTGATCGCCCAGCCCGCACTGACGGTCATCACGCCGGTGTCGGTCGACCATGAATCCTTCCTCGGCGACACGCTCCCCAAGATCGCCGCCGAGAAGGCCGGCATCATCAAGCGCCGCGTGCCTTGTGTCGTCGGCCCGCAGGCCGAGCCGGCGATGGAGGTGATCGAGGCCACGGCCCAGCGCCTCGGCGCCCCACTTCTGGCGCATAGCCAGCACTGGCACGTCACCACCGAACGCGGGCGGCTGATCTTCCAGGACGAGACAGGCCTGCGCGACCTGCCGCTCCCGAACCTGCCCGGCGCCCACCAGATCGAGAATGCCGGCGCGGCGCTCATGGCCCTGCGCCACCTGAACGCAGGCGATGCCGCGCTCGAGGCGGCGGTCACCCAGGCCCGCTGGCCCGCCCGGATGCAACGGCTCACCCACGGCCCGCTGATCGACGCCGCTCCGCAAGCCGAGCTTTGGCTCGACGGCGGCCACAACCCCGCGGCGGGCGAGGCGCTGGGGCGCTACCTCGCCAGCCTGCCCGACCGGCCGATGCACCTTGTCTGCGGGATGATGAACACCAAGGACGTCAAGGGTTACATGCGTCCGCTCGCGGCCCATGCCGCCAGCCTTACGGCACTGTCGATCCCCGACGAGCCCAACACGCTCTCGGCCGAGGATACCGCCGCCGCCGCCCGCGCGGTGGGGATGGAGGCAGGTGTGGCCGACAGCGCACTGGACGCCATCCGCGCCATCGTCGCCGAAGACCCCCATGCCCGCATCCTGATCTGCGGGTCGCTCTACCTTGCCGGGTCGATCCTGCGCGAAAACGGCTGA
- a CDS encoding DUF1330 domain-containing protein translates to MAEHETSKAYAVAILQEVEVGPEIVTYLERIDATLAPFGGRFIIHGGEVTELEGAWQGDLIVIEFPDGAAARGWYTSPAYRAILPLRTAHSKGPAIVIPGVGAGHAATDVLV, encoded by the coding sequence ATGGCAGAGCATGAAACCTCGAAGGCATATGCCGTCGCGATCCTGCAAGAGGTCGAGGTGGGCCCCGAGATCGTGACCTATCTCGAGCGGATCGACGCGACCCTTGCGCCCTTTGGCGGGCGGTTCATCATCCATGGCGGCGAGGTGACCGAGCTTGAGGGGGCATGGCAGGGAGACCTGATCGTGATCGAGTTCCCCGATGGAGCGGCGGCGCGCGGCTGGTACACCTCGCCCGCCTACCGGGCGATCCTGCCGCTCAGAACCGCGCATTCGAAGGGTCCGGCGATCGTGATCCCGGGTGTCGGGGCGGGGCATGCGGCGACCGATGTTCTGGTCTGA
- a CDS encoding SDR family oxidoreductase, protein MGKTLLSFGHGYSAQALAKRLLPQGWVIYGTTRKAEKADALRDEGVIPVMWPDGDLSEAFATATHILVSAGPDEEGDPVLAKLEPRIREIAPRLEWAGYLSTTGVYGDHEGEWVDESAPLTPATKRGKLRVMAETQWRDIDGLPLHIFRLAGIYGPGRGPFEKVRKGTARRIIKEGQVFSRTHVEDIAQVLEASINRPNPGAAYNVCDNDPAPPQDVIAYAAELLGLPVPPEVPFEEAEMSPMARSFYAESKKVDNRRIREELGVELKYPDYRTGLKALLAEAG, encoded by the coding sequence ATGGGCAAGACGTTACTTTCCTTCGGACACGGCTATTCGGCACAGGCGCTGGCAAAGCGGCTGTTGCCGCAGGGCTGGGTGATTTACGGCACGACGCGCAAGGCCGAGAAGGCCGATGCGCTACGGGATGAGGGTGTGATCCCGGTGATGTGGCCGGATGGCGACCTGTCGGAGGCGTTCGCCACGGCGACGCATATCCTCGTGTCCGCCGGTCCGGACGAGGAGGGCGACCCGGTTCTGGCCAAGCTTGAGCCGCGGATACGGGAGATCGCGCCGCGGTTGGAGTGGGCCGGGTATCTCTCGACCACCGGCGTCTATGGCGATCACGAGGGTGAGTGGGTGGATGAAAGCGCCCCCCTGACGCCCGCAACGAAACGCGGCAAGCTGCGGGTCATGGCCGAGACGCAATGGCGTGACATCGACGGGCTGCCGCTGCACATCTTCCGGCTTGCGGGCATCTACGGGCCCGGTCGCGGGCCGTTCGAGAAGGTGCGCAAGGGCACGGCACGGCGGATCATAAAGGAAGGCCAGGTGTTCAGCCGGACGCATGTGGAGGATATCGCACAGGTGCTTGAGGCGTCGATCAATCGCCCCAACCCGGGCGCGGCCTATAATGTCTGCGACAACGACCCGGCCCCGCCGCAGGACGTCATCGCCTATGCGGCCGAGTTGCTGGGCCTGCCGGTGCCGCCGGAGGTGCCGTTCGAAGAGGCCGAGATGAGCCCGATGGCGCGATCCTTCTATGCCGAGTCGAAGAAGGTGGATAATCGGCGGATACGTGAGGAGCTGGGCGTAGAGCTGAAGTATCCGGATTACCGGACGGGGTTGAAGGCGCTGTTGGCCGAGGCGGGGTGA
- a CDS encoding CPBP family intramembrane glutamic endopeptidase, with protein MRYDAHETLTAPARPSAQPLRLAGGVVLVILLYLPLAYAYASFAPGALGYDGSTSLLEGRAPLAVLILLFGFTFLILSLGMTLRLVHQRGLGSLIGPSGPALAQFLRCLRYLLPLYLVLTLMPMPADYQLSPNLSPGRWILWLPLALPCVLIQTSAEELVFRGYLQSQLAARFRSPVIWIGLPSALFALFHVNPQMPAGETWAVMIWAGFFGVAAADLTARTGTLGPALALHFINNVFAILVTAPAGQLDGLALYTFPLPLGEAGFAWYVLPIELIFTLCAWLTARIALRC; from the coding sequence ATGCGCTATGATGCCCACGAAACGCTGACCGCCCCGGCACGGCCCTCGGCGCAGCCCCTGCGGCTGGCGGGCGGGGTGGTTCTGGTGATCCTCCTCTACCTTCCGCTGGCCTACGCATATGCCAGTTTCGCCCCTGGAGCGCTTGGCTATGACGGGTCCACGTCACTGCTCGAGGGGCGGGCGCCGCTTGCGGTTCTCATCCTTCTGTTCGGGTTCACCTTCCTGATCCTTTCGCTGGGTATGACACTGCGGCTGGTGCATCAAAGGGGGCTCGGCAGCCTGATCGGCCCGTCAGGGCCGGCGCTGGCACAGTTCCTCCGCTGCCTGCGCTACCTGTTACCGCTCTACCTGGTGCTGACCCTGATGCCGATGCCGGCGGACTATCAGCTCAGCCCGAACCTCTCGCCGGGCCGCTGGATCCTGTGGCTGCCGCTCGCCCTGCCCTGCGTGCTGATCCAGACCAGCGCCGAAGAGTTGGTCTTCCGCGGGTACCTGCAAAGCCAGCTCGCGGCCCGGTTCCGCAGCCCGGTCATCTGGATCGGCCTGCCCTCGGCCCTCTTCGCGCTGTTCCATGTCAACCCGCAGATGCCGGCCGGCGAAACCTGGGCGGTGATGATCTGGGCGGGTTTCTTCGGTGTCGCCGCCGCCGACCTGACCGCCCGTACCGGCACGCTGGGCCCGGCGCTGGCGCTGCATTTCATCAACAACGTCTTCGCCATCCTCGTGACCGCCCCGGCCGGACAGCTTGACGGGCTGGCGCTCTATACCTTTCCCCTGCCCTTGGGCGAGGCGGGCTTCGCGTGGTACGTGCTGCCGATCGAACTGATCTTCACCCTCTGCGCCTGGCTCACCGCCCGCATCGCGCTCCGGTGCTGA
- the accD gene encoding acetyl-CoA carboxylase, carboxyltransferase subunit beta encodes MNWITNYVRPRINSIFSRREIPENLWSKCDDCGTMLFHRELSQNLNVCTNCGHHMPITPRDRFAALFDGGTYAEVDVPLPTPDPLQFRDQKKYPERMRAAQKATGEKEAMLVARGEIGRTPIVAAAQDFSFMGGSMGMYVGNAIIAAAQEAVKLKRPLILFSAAGGARMQEGILSLMQMPRTTVAVQMLREAGLPYIVVLTHPTTGGVTASYAMLGDVHIAEPNALICFAGPRVIEQTIREKLPEGFQRAEYLLDHGMLDRVTKRTDMRDELITITRMLLGLPPAVKGDLPAPTPEPEAIEATPPAPPPVEPPENPKPAAKADKKKSGKE; translated from the coding sequence ATGAACTGGATCACCAACTACGTCAGACCGCGGATCAACTCGATCTTCTCGCGCCGGGAAATCCCCGAGAACCTGTGGTCGAAATGCGATGACTGCGGCACCATGCTGTTTCACCGCGAGCTGAGCCAGAACCTCAATGTCTGCACCAATTGCGGGCATCACATGCCGATCACCCCGCGCGACCGCTTTGCCGCGCTCTTTGACGGCGGCACCTATGCCGAGGTCGACGTGCCCCTGCCCACGCCCGACCCGCTGCAGTTCCGCGACCAGAAGAAATACCCCGAGCGCATGCGCGCCGCCCAGAAAGCCACGGGCGAGAAAGAGGCGATGCTGGTCGCCCGCGGCGAGATCGGGCGCACGCCCATCGTCGCGGCGGCGCAGGATTTCTCGTTCATGGGCGGCTCGATGGGCATGTATGTGGGCAACGCCATCATCGCCGCGGCCCAGGAAGCGGTGAAGCTCAAGCGCCCGCTGATCCTGTTTTCCGCCGCCGGCGGGGCCCGGATGCAAGAAGGCATCCTGAGCCTCATGCAGATGCCCCGCACCACCGTCGCCGTGCAGATGCTGCGCGAGGCAGGCCTGCCCTATATCGTCGTGCTGACCCATCCGACCACGGGCGGCGTCACCGCCTCCTACGCGATGCTGGGCGACGTGCATATCGCCGAGCCCAACGCGCTCATCTGCTTCGCCGGTCCGCGGGTCATCGAACAGACCATCCGAGAGAAACTGCCCGAGGGCTTCCAGCGGGCCGAGTACCTGCTCGACCACGGGATGCTCGACCGCGTGACCAAGCGCACCGACATGCGCGACGAGCTGATCACCATCACCCGCATGTTGCTCGGCCTGCCGCCCGCGGTGAAGGGCGACCTGCCCGCCCCCACGCCCGAGCCCGAGGCCATCGAGGCGACACCGCCCGCGCCGCCGCCGGTCGAGCCGCCGGAAAACCCCAAGCCGGCGGCCAAGGCCGACAAGAAGAAATCCGGCAAGGAATGA
- a CDS encoding HU family DNA-binding protein — MAKPMTKTQLVAALADEMGADKKSASAALDAVVNVITREVSGGGAVTLPGVGKIYCRERPARMVRNPATGEQIQKPADKVVKMTIAKALKDSVND; from the coding sequence ATGGCAAAACCGATGACGAAAACGCAGTTGGTCGCAGCGCTCGCAGACGAGATGGGCGCCGACAAGAAATCCGCAAGCGCGGCCTTGGATGCGGTTGTCAACGTGATCACCCGCGAAGTGTCTGGCGGTGGCGCGGTCACCCTGCCCGGCGTCGGCAAGATCTATTGCCGCGAACGCCCGGCCCGGATGGTGCGCAACCCCGCCACCGGCGAACAGATCCAGAAGCCCGCGGACAAGGTCGTGAAGATGACCATCGCCAAGGCCCTCAAGGACAGTGTGAACGACTGA
- a CDS encoding AMP nucleosidase, with the protein MAPTDLSGGVHSPDLPAAEQFRDTGKAVDRLIELYDTASAFLCDAFSDAVVNGAPSHRIRAYYPEIRITTTSFAQIDSRLSFGHVAEPGTNATTVTRPRMFRHYLMQQLKLVMDNHDVPVTIGVSDTPMPVHFAVANDAGLTVPQEGAMDFTLRDYFDVPDLSTTNDDIVNGTFQPRPDGAGALAPFTAQRVDYSLARLSHYTATAPEHFQNHVLFTNYQFYVSEFEAYARKMLADPDSGYESFVGPGNATITDPDAPLDLPLKLPQMPTYHLTRPGAAGITLVNIGVGPSNAKTATDHIAVLRPHAWVMVGHCAGLRNTQSLGDFVLAHAYLREDGVLDADLPAWVPIPALAEIQIALEEAVAVETQLKGYDLKRIMRTGTVASFDNRNWELRDQSGPVQRLSQSRAIALDMESATIAANGFRFRVPYGTLLCVSDKPLHGELKLPGMASDFYKTQVARHLMIGIRAMETLRDMPLERIHSRKLRSFDETAFL; encoded by the coding sequence ATGGCGCCAACCGATCTGTCCGGCGGGGTGCATTCCCCCGACCTTCCCGCCGCAGAGCAATTCCGCGACACAGGCAAGGCCGTCGACCGGCTGATCGAGCTTTACGACACCGCCTCGGCCTTCCTGTGCGATGCCTTCTCCGATGCGGTCGTCAACGGCGCGCCCAGCCACCGTATCCGCGCCTATTACCCTGAAATCCGCATCACCACGACCAGCTTTGCCCAGATCGACAGCCGCCTCAGCTTTGGCCACGTGGCCGAGCCGGGCACCAACGCCACCACCGTCACCCGGCCCCGGATGTTCCGCCACTACCTGATGCAGCAGCTCAAGCTGGTGATGGACAACCACGACGTTCCCGTCACCATCGGCGTTTCCGACACGCCGATGCCGGTGCATTTCGCCGTGGCCAACGACGCCGGTCTCACCGTGCCCCAGGAAGGCGCGATGGATTTCACCCTGCGCGACTATTTTGACGTGCCGGACCTGTCGACCACCAATGACGACATCGTCAACGGCACGTTCCAGCCTAGGCCCGACGGCGCCGGCGCGCTGGCGCCCTTCACGGCACAGCGGGTCGACTATTCCCTCGCCCGGCTGTCTCATTACACCGCCACGGCGCCCGAGCATTTCCAGAACCACGTGCTGTTCACAAACTACCAGTTCTACGTCTCGGAGTTCGAAGCCTACGCCCGCAAGATGCTGGCCGACCCCGACAGCGGCTACGAAAGCTTCGTGGGCCCCGGCAATGCCACCATCACCGACCCCGACGCACCGCTCGACCTGCCGCTGAAACTGCCGCAAATGCCGACCTATCACCTGACGCGCCCCGGCGCGGCGGGCATCACGCTGGTCAACATCGGCGTCGGCCCCTCGAACGCCAAGACGGCGACCGACCACATCGCCGTGCTGCGCCCGCATGCCTGGGTGATGGTGGGCCATTGCGCGGGCCTCCGGAACACGCAGAGCCTTGGTGATTTCGTTCTCGCCCATGCCTACCTGCGCGAGGATGGCGTGCTCGACGCCGATCTGCCGGCCTGGGTGCCGATCCCGGCCCTGGCCGAGATCCAGATCGCGCTGGAAGAGGCGGTCGCGGTGGAAACCCAGCTCAAGGGCTACGACCTCAAGCGCATCATGCGCACCGGTACCGTGGCCAGTTTCGACAACCGCAACTGGGAACTGCGCGACCAGTCCGGGCCGGTGCAGCGCCTGTCGCAATCCCGCGCCATCGCGCTCGACATGGAAAGCGCCACCATCGCCGCCAACGGTTTCCGCTTCCGGGTGCCCTATGGCACGCTCCTTTGTGTCAGCGACAAGCCGCTGCACGGCGAATTGAAGCTTCCCGGCATGGCCAGCGACTTCTACAAGACCCAGGTCGCGCGGCACCTGATGATCGGAATCCGCGCCATGGAAACCTTGCGCGACATGCCGCTGGAACGTATCCACAGCCGGAAATTGCGCAGTTTCGACGAGACAGCCTTCCTCTGA
- a CDS encoding VOC family protein — MDFETVSPAEFGASLNGLGLNILVRDVAAEVRFLEEVFGMASHRVSRDFAIMCYGSQVFQLHGDHTYSANPLLGLLPEAPPRGAGIEIRLYDSDPDKAAEQAEAMGAHVLQAPTDKPHGLRETFILCENGYAWVASRVLTVEEQAAGG; from the coding sequence ATGGATTTCGAAACGGTCAGCCCAGCGGAGTTCGGTGCGTCGCTGAACGGGCTGGGGCTGAACATCCTCGTACGCGACGTGGCGGCGGAGGTTCGGTTTCTCGAAGAGGTGTTCGGGATGGCAAGCCATCGGGTGAGCCGGGATTTCGCGATCATGTGCTACGGGTCCCAGGTGTTTCAGCTGCATGGCGATCATACTTATTCGGCCAATCCGCTTTTGGGGCTTCTTCCCGAGGCGCCTCCGCGCGGGGCGGGGATCGAGATACGGCTCTATGACAGCGACCCGGACAAGGCAGCAGAGCAGGCCGAGGCGATGGGCGCGCATGTGTTGCAGGCGCCGACCGACAAGCCGCATGGCCTGCGCGAGACCTTCATCCTGTGCGAAAACGGTTATGCGTGGGTGGCCTCGCGGGTTCTGACTGTTGAAGAGCAGGCGGCGGGCGGCTAG
- the aroC gene encoding chorismate synthase, whose translation MSLNTFGHVFRVTTWGESHGPALGATVDGCPPGVPVDEAFLQQWLDKRRPGQSKHTTQRKEPDAVKILSGVFEGKTTGTPVQLMIENTDQRSKDYGEIAQTFRPGHADITYHQKYGIRDYRGGGRSSARETAARVAAGGLARAALNELVPGLEITGYMTRMGEMEIDRARFDWETIAQNDFWMPDAEALPDWEKYLQEIRKGQNSVGAEIEVCARGVPAGLGAPIYGKLDTDLAAACMSINAVKGVEIGEGMAAARLTGTANADEIFMGEDGPEYSSNHSGGILGGISTGQDIVVRFAVKPTSSILTPRRSIRLDGSPTEVVTKGRHDPCVGIRAVPVGEAMVACVILDHLLLDRAQTGGVRGQIGP comes from the coding sequence GCGCTTGGCGCCACGGTCGATGGCTGTCCGCCGGGTGTGCCGGTAGACGAGGCATTCCTGCAGCAGTGGCTCGACAAGCGGCGCCCGGGTCAGAGCAAGCACACCACCCAGCGGAAAGAACCGGATGCGGTGAAGATCCTGTCGGGGGTGTTCGAGGGCAAGACCACGGGCACGCCGGTGCAGTTGATGATCGAGAACACCGACCAACGCTCGAAGGATTACGGCGAGATTGCTCAGACCTTCCGGCCCGGCCATGCGGATATCACCTACCACCAGAAATACGGGATCAGGGATTACCGCGGCGGTGGGCGGTCATCGGCGCGGGAAACGGCGGCGCGGGTTGCGGCCGGCGGGCTGGCGCGGGCGGCTTTGAATGAACTGGTGCCGGGGCTAGAGATCACTGGCTACATGACCCGTATGGGCGAGATGGAGATCGACCGCGCGCGGTTCGACTGGGAGACCATCGCGCAGAACGATTTCTGGATGCCCGACGCGGAGGCGCTGCCGGATTGGGAGAAATACCTGCAGGAGATCCGCAAGGGCCAGAACTCGGTGGGAGCCGAGATCGAGGTTTGCGCGCGGGGCGTGCCGGCCGGGCTGGGGGCGCCGATCTACGGCAAGCTCGACACCGATCTGGCGGCGGCCTGCATGTCGATCAACGCCGTGAAGGGCGTTGAGATCGGCGAGGGCATGGCGGCGGCCCGGCTGACAGGCACGGCCAATGCCGACGAGATTTTCATGGGAGAGGACGGGCCGGAATATTCATCGAACCATTCCGGCGGCATACTAGGGGGGATTTCCACCGGTCAGGATATCGTGGTGCGCTTCGCAGTGAAGCCCACCTCGTCGATCCTGACGCCACGCCGGTCGATCCGGCTGGACGGTTCACCCACGGAGGTGGTGACAAAGGGGCGGCATGACCCCTGCGTCGGTATCCGCGCCGTGCCGGTGGGCGAGGCAATGGTGGCTTGCGTGATCCTCGACCACCTGCTGCTCGACAGGGCTCAGACCGGAGGAGTACGCGGCCAGATCGGCCCGTGA
- a CDS encoding AEC family transporter: MIEVLSITFPLFAAIALGYGSVAFGLFSSDDMKVLGRYVLNIALPPLLFNAVAGRDLGEVLHPGYLLVYLSAGVATMLIGYVAVTLSGTGPARRAVAVMGMVVPNSAFVGYPALLLTLPDIAGQVLVLNFLVENVILIPLGLILLDLSRPRPGRTITGVLGGIAKDFFSRPFVIGLMLGLVVSVTGLPYPEPVERFLSLLAGSAGALALVVIGGTLYGLPMRGDRALAGGIAAGKLMLHPLMAAVAVAIYSVAGVVVLPDEFRQAAILSAAIPMFSIYIILAQPYGHDGIASIALLTAVISSFVTLSLVLWLL; encoded by the coding sequence GTGATAGAGGTTCTCTCGATTACATTCCCGCTCTTTGCGGCGATTGCGCTGGGCTATGGCTCGGTTGCTTTCGGGTTGTTCAGTAGCGACGACATGAAGGTGCTGGGGCGGTATGTTCTGAACATCGCGCTGCCGCCGCTGCTGTTCAACGCCGTGGCGGGGCGGGACCTGGGCGAGGTGCTGCACCCCGGATATCTTCTGGTGTACCTGAGTGCCGGTGTGGCGACGATGCTGATCGGGTATGTTGCCGTGACGCTGTCGGGCACCGGGCCGGCCCGGCGGGCGGTGGCGGTCATGGGAATGGTGGTGCCGAACTCGGCTTTCGTCGGGTATCCGGCGCTGTTGCTGACGCTGCCGGATATCGCAGGGCAGGTGCTGGTTCTGAATTTCCTTGTCGAGAACGTCATCCTGATCCCGCTGGGGCTGATCCTGTTGGACCTGTCCCGGCCCCGGCCAGGGCGGACGATTACGGGCGTTCTGGGCGGGATCGCGAAAGACTTCTTCAGCCGGCCTTTCGTGATCGGGCTTATGCTGGGGCTGGTGGTGTCGGTGACCGGCCTGCCTTACCCCGAGCCGGTGGAGCGGTTCCTGTCGCTTCTTGCCGGGTCGGCCGGTGCGCTGGCGCTGGTGGTGATCGGCGGCACGCTTTACGGCCTTCCGATGCGGGGCGATCGCGCGCTGGCCGGCGGGATCGCGGCGGGCAAGCTGATGCTGCACCCGCTGATGGCGGCAGTGGCGGTGGCGATTTATTCGGTGGCGGGGGTGGTGGTGCTGCCCGACGAGTTTCGTCAGGCGGCGATCCTGTCGGCAGCGATTCCGATGTTCAGCATCTATATCATCCTGGCCCAGCCCTATGGGCATGATGGTATCGCCTCGATCGCTCTGCTGACCGCGGTGATCTCGTCCTTCGTGACGCTTTCGCTGGTGTTGTGGCTGCTCTAG
- a CDS encoding DMT family transporter, with protein sequence MDIRAIVMGLAFAFMWSSAFTSAKFIVVAAPPVSALALRFLISGLLGVLIARLLGQSWRLTPAQWRATIIFGICQNALYLGLNFVAMQTVEASLAAIIASTMPLLVGLASWAIFGEKIGPLGVFGLVAGVIGVAIIMGTRIQGGADMYGVTLCVLGVIALTFATLAVRGATSGGNFLMVVGLQMLVGSAALGIFGAATETFEVTWSWQLVVAFLYTTLVPGLAATLVWFLLVNRIGAIKAATFHFLNPFLGVAIAAVILSETLGAWDVIGVLVVTGGILAVQLSRQHRKPASATPAK encoded by the coding sequence ATGGATATCAGGGCAATCGTCATGGGGCTGGCCTTTGCCTTCATGTGGTCCAGCGCCTTCACCTCGGCCAAGTTCATCGTCGTCGCCGCCCCGCCCGTTTCTGCGCTGGCGCTGCGTTTCCTGATCTCGGGGCTTCTGGGCGTGCTGATCGCCCGGTTGCTGGGGCAAAGCTGGCGGCTCACCCCGGCCCAATGGCGCGCGACGATCATCTTCGGCATCTGCCAGAACGCGCTCTATCTCGGGCTCAACTTCGTCGCCATGCAGACGGTCGAGGCCTCGCTCGCCGCGATCATCGCCTCGACCATGCCGCTTCTGGTGGGGCTGGCCAGCTGGGCCATCTTCGGAGAGAAGATCGGGCCGCTCGGGGTTTTCGGCCTTGTCGCCGGGGTGATCGGCGTGGCGATCATCATGGGCACCCGCATCCAGGGCGGGGCCGACATGTACGGCGTCACGCTTTGCGTGCTGGGCGTCATCGCGCTCACCTTCGCCACGCTTGCCGTGCGCGGGGCGACATCCGGGGGCAACTTCCTGATGGTGGTGGGCCTGCAGATGCTGGTGGGCAGCGCCGCCCTCGGCATCTTCGGGGCGGCCACGGAAACGTTCGAGGTCACATGGTCGTGGCAGCTGGTCGTCGCCTTCCTCTACACGACGCTGGTGCCCGGCCTTGCCGCCACGCTCGTGTGGTTCCTGCTGGTCAACCGGATCGGCGCGATCAAGGCCGCCACCTTCCACTTCCTCAACCCGTTCCTCGGGGTGGCCATCGCCGCGGTGATCCTCAGTGAAACGCTCGGCGCGTGGGACGTGATCGGCGTTCTTGTCGTAACCGGCGGCATCCTCGCGGTACAGCTCTCGCGGCAGCACCGCAAACCGGCCAGCGCGACGCCCGCAAAGTGA